One genomic segment of Triplophysa rosa linkage group LG22, Trosa_1v2, whole genome shotgun sequence includes these proteins:
- the LOC130546173 gene encoding B-cell CLL/lymphoma 7 protein family member A-like yields the protein MSGRSVRAETRSRAKDDIKRVMAAIDKVRKWEKKWVTVGDTSLRIFKWVPVAESKADDKNKKKKGREEKYGSEATTPENSSSPGMMDMQDENSNQSSIADSSPVKMETSCSTSPTPEVTAASHTDEKCTAEQTPSLDKENFKSTPSVTSASKTLSQLSGEKESHLDTSKNTQESEDGFPPTKKSKVESSSQEIDK from the exons ATGTCTGGCAGGTCAGTGCGCGCGGAGACCCGGAGCAGAGCCAAAGATGACATCAAACGCGTTATGGCGGCTATTGACAAAGTACGAAAATG GGAGAAGAAATGGGTGACGGTTGGGGACACTTCACTGCGTATCTTCAAATGGGTTCCGGTGGCTGAATCAAAGGCAGATGAT AAGAATAAAAAGAAGAAGGGCAGAGAGGAGAAATACGGATCGGAGGCGACAACTCCAGAGAACAGTTCGTCTCCAGGAATGATGGACATGCAGG ATGAGAACAGCAATCAGAGCTCAATAGCCGACTCCTCTCCTGTGAAGATGGAGACCAGCTGTAGCACAAGCCCGACACCAGAGGTCACTGCTGCTTCTCACACTGATGAAAAGTGCACAGCTGAGCAGACGCCATCCCTCGAcaaag AAAATTTTAAATCCACCCCTTCGGTGACGTCAGCAAGCAAAACACTTTCGCAGTTATCAGGGGAGAAGGAATCTCATTTAGACACGTCTAAAAACACTCAG GAAAGTGAAGATGGTTTCCCACCCACTAAGAAAAGCAAAGTGGAATCGTCTTCTCAggaaatagataaataa